From Candidatus Pedobacter colombiensis, one genomic window encodes:
- the ahcY gene encoding adenosylhomocysteinase, with the protein MSSVETTYVPYKVKDISLAEWGRKEIGLAEAEMPGLMSLREEFGPSKPLKGARIAGCLHMTIQTAVLIETLVELGAEVTWSSCNIFSTQDHAAAAIAAAGIQVYAWKGLDEESFDWCIEQTLHFGPERQPLNMILDDGGDLTNMVFDRFPELIAEIKGLSEETTTGVHRLYERMKNGTLHLPAINVNDSVTKSKFDNKYGCRESLVDAIRRATDVMMAGKVAVVAGYGDVGKGSAESLSSQGVRVIVSEIDPICALQAAMEGYEVKKFATAVKEADIIVTTTGNCDIVRAEHFKTMKDKAIVCNIGHFDNEIDVAWLNKNYGDTKVEIKPQVDKYTIDGKDIILLAEGRLVNLGCATGHPSFVMSNSFTNQTLAQLELWTNTDKYENKVYVLPKYLDEKVARLHLAKIGVELDVLDQHQADYIGVPVEGPFKPEAYRY; encoded by the coding sequence ATGTCATCAGTAGAGACAACTTACGTTCCTTACAAAGTTAAGGACATTTCACTGGCAGAATGGGGCCGCAAAGAGATCGGATTGGCAGAGGCAGAAATGCCAGGCTTAATGTCATTACGTGAAGAATTCGGACCATCAAAACCTTTAAAAGGTGCCCGCATTGCAGGATGCTTACACATGACCATCCAGACTGCGGTTTTAATTGAAACATTAGTAGAGCTTGGTGCTGAAGTGACCTGGTCATCTTGCAACATTTTCTCAACCCAAGACCACGCTGCTGCTGCTATTGCTGCTGCAGGTATCCAGGTTTATGCCTGGAAAGGTTTAGATGAAGAGAGCTTTGACTGGTGTATCGAACAAACTTTACATTTCGGTCCTGAGCGTCAACCACTAAACATGATCTTAGATGATGGTGGTGATTTGACCAATATGGTATTCGACAGGTTCCCTGAACTGATTGCAGAGATCAAAGGTTTATCTGAAGAGACCACAACAGGTGTACACCGTTTATATGAGCGCATGAAAAATGGCACTTTGCATTTACCTGCAATCAATGTAAACGATTCGGTTACTAAATCTAAATTTGATAATAAATACGGCTGCCGTGAGTCCTTAGTTGACGCGATCCGTCGTGCAACTGACGTAATGATGGCTGGTAAAGTTGCTGTTGTTGCCGGTTACGGTGATGTGGGTAAAGGTTCTGCCGAATCATTGAGTTCACAAGGTGTACGTGTAATCGTTTCAGAAATTGATCCGATTTGTGCTTTACAAGCTGCAATGGAAGGTTATGAAGTTAAAAAATTCGCTACAGCAGTAAAAGAAGCTGATATCATTGTAACAACAACAGGTAACTGTGATATCGTTCGTGCTGAGCACTTCAAAACCATGAAAGATAAAGCGATCGTTTGTAACATTGGTCACTTCGACAATGAGATTGACGTAGCTTGGTTAAACAAAAACTATGGTGATACTAAAGTAGAAATCAAACCTCAGGTTGATAAATATACGATTGATGGCAAGGACATCATTTTATTGGCTGAAGGTCGTTTGGTAAACTTAGGCTGTGCAACTGGTCACCCTAGCTTTGTAATGTCTAACTCATTTACTAACCAGACCTTAGCTCAATTAGAGCTTTGGACTAACACAGATAAATATGAAAACAAAGTATATGTTCTTCCTAAATATTTAGATGAGAAAGTAGCCCGTTTACACTTAGCTAAAATTGGTGTAGAACTTGATGTTTTAGATCAACACCAAGCTGATTACATTGGTGTTCCTGTTGAAGGTCCGTTTAAACCGGAAGCTTACAGATACTAA
- a CDS encoding polysaccharide deacetylase, with protein METLSHKIVSLGGIVGLFFFLTVPAVAQVTVANYTKYFAAVKYENKTQLVLRKFKRDDVDSFLIVDPNELTTEIIPADRVSPKALTWQEVLRYFNDSPYAKTINDASQLSGSLQDAGIIHGFPKEKGITLTIDLCPSHKPLDKIIFTSLITEFQRTEKPVPLAISITGRWMLTHSSDLKWLKELVHSGDIVVTWVNHSYNHRVSAKAPLKTNFLLEPGTDLNFEILGTEIAMMQQGLLPSVFFRFPGLVSDQQVVAKLLSYGIIPVGSDAWLAKGQAANSGSIVLIHGNGNEPVGVKDFIQLLKNKQGAVKGKQWLLYDLSESIEDEFEK; from the coding sequence ATGGAAACCCTTAGCCATAAAATAGTAAGCCTAGGTGGCATTGTTGGCTTATTTTTTTTCTTAACGGTACCAGCTGTTGCGCAGGTAACTGTTGCAAATTATACCAAGTATTTTGCTGCAGTCAAATATGAAAATAAGACGCAGTTGGTTTTGCGTAAGTTTAAAAGAGATGATGTTGATTCTTTTTTGATTGTTGACCCCAATGAACTGACAACAGAAATAATTCCAGCTGATCGGGTAAGTCCAAAAGCATTAACCTGGCAGGAGGTGCTTCGTTACTTTAACGATTCCCCGTATGCCAAAACAATAAATGATGCCTCGCAATTATCCGGGAGTTTGCAAGATGCAGGGATTATACATGGGTTTCCTAAAGAAAAGGGGATCACTTTGACAATTGATCTTTGTCCTTCACACAAACCACTTGATAAGATTATTTTTACTTCATTAATCACTGAATTTCAGCGAACTGAAAAACCGGTTCCTCTGGCGATATCCATTACAGGAAGATGGATGCTTACCCACAGTAGTGATTTGAAGTGGTTAAAAGAGCTTGTGCATTCGGGAGACATTGTTGTTACCTGGGTAAATCATTCTTACAATCATCGGGTAAGTGCCAAAGCCCCACTCAAAACTAACTTTCTATTGGAACCGGGTACTGATCTAAATTTTGAAATACTGGGAACAGAAATCGCAATGATGCAACAAGGATTGCTGCCTTCTGTCTTTTTTCGTTTTCCAGGTTTGGTCTCTGATCAGCAAGTTGTCGCTAAATTGCTTTCTTATGGAATTATTCCGGTAGGTAGTGATGCCTGGTTGGCAAAAGGACAGGCGGCCAATTCTGGTAGTATTGTTTTAATTCATGGGAATGGAAACGAACCTGTGGGCGTTAAAGACTTTATTCAGTTATTGAAAAATAAGCAGGGAGCGGTTAAAGGTAAACAGTGGTTATTATACGATTTAAGTGAAAGTATCGAAGACGAGTTTGAGAAATAG
- a CDS encoding mechanosensitive ion channel, translated as MSIRSLFVFIAFISICNITSAQEAKTVFKGYPVIAHSDTLFFVKNKLGPLSATERAERTSAKITALAEDLLFVPDSLITEKDSTLIDIVYKGNVLLSLSKADADSVKMDREIMATAYQDIILNNIKIYKKETDVSQLLKRAGLGLLIIAIMIMCIYFLNKYSNRFNAWLRVKLHQKIAGLKIKNYELINSKNELWLIRKLLNVIKVVVIFILVYLTLPVLFRLFPWTKPWSDSLIDFVLNPLKNISSGIIDFIPNLITIAIIFLVFHYIKKGIKFFSNEIATERLKINGFYPDWAKPTYNIVKIILNAFMIVVIWPFIPGSNSEIFKGVSVFLGVLISFGSSSAISNGVAGMVITYMRPFKIGDVVKIGETIGAIQEKSLLVTRVLTVKNEVITIPNSAILTGNTINYSSLAAEEGLIIHTTVTLGYDIPWATAHELLIKAALASEGVVKEKEPFVLQTGLEDWYVSYQLNAYIRNPKQMPVIYSEIHRNIHIAFDAAGVEIMSPHYQAIRDGNASTVVNPEKS; from the coding sequence ATGTCAATACGATCTCTATTTGTTTTTATAGCCTTTATCAGCATTTGCAACATCACAAGCGCTCAAGAAGCCAAAACTGTTTTTAAAGGGTATCCTGTTATTGCACATTCCGATACCTTGTTCTTTGTTAAAAATAAGCTTGGTCCTTTGTCGGCAACTGAAAGGGCTGAAAGAACCTCTGCAAAGATAACAGCGTTGGCCGAAGATCTACTTTTTGTGCCTGATTCGTTAATCACCGAAAAAGATTCAACACTGATTGATATTGTCTATAAGGGAAATGTACTGTTGAGTTTATCCAAAGCGGATGCTGATTCGGTAAAGATGGATAGGGAGATAATGGCTACAGCCTATCAGGACATTATCCTCAATAATATTAAAATCTATAAAAAGGAGACTGATGTTTCTCAGCTATTAAAGCGGGCAGGATTAGGTTTGCTGATCATTGCCATTATGATCATGTGCATTTATTTCCTTAATAAGTATTCAAACCGATTCAATGCCTGGTTGCGTGTAAAACTTCATCAAAAGATTGCGGGCCTGAAGATTAAAAATTATGAGTTAATTAACTCTAAAAATGAACTGTGGCTGATTCGAAAGTTATTGAATGTGATTAAGGTCGTCGTTATATTTATTCTTGTTTATCTTACCCTTCCCGTATTATTCCGACTTTTTCCCTGGACTAAACCCTGGAGTGACAGTCTGATCGATTTTGTGTTAAATCCTTTAAAAAATATATCTAGCGGGATCATCGACTTTATCCCTAATTTAATAACCATAGCAATAATTTTTCTTGTTTTTCACTATATAAAGAAGGGTATCAAATTTTTCTCTAATGAGATTGCTACCGAGCGGTTAAAGATCAATGGATTTTATCCAGATTGGGCCAAGCCTACTTATAACATTGTGAAGATCATATTAAATGCATTTATGATTGTGGTGATCTGGCCGTTTATTCCAGGTTCAAATTCTGAAATATTTAAAGGTGTCTCTGTATTTTTGGGGGTACTGATCTCATTTGGGTCTTCATCTGCCATTAGTAATGGCGTTGCTGGAATGGTCATTACCTATATGCGGCCATTTAAGATTGGCGATGTGGTAAAGATTGGAGAAACTATCGGGGCTATTCAAGAAAAATCGCTGTTGGTAACCCGTGTTTTAACGGTTAAAAATGAGGTGATCACTATTCCTAATAGTGCAATATTAACCGGTAATACGATAAATTACAGTAGTCTGGCTGCAGAGGAAGGCTTAATTATTCATACTACAGTAACGTTGGGCTATGATATTCCTTGGGCTACAGCGCATGAATTGTTGATCAAAGCTGCTTTGGCTTCGGAGGGAGTAGTTAAAGAAAAAGAGCCTTTTGTGTTGCAAACAGGACTGGAAGATTGGTATGTATCTTACCAATTGAATGCTTATATCCGTAACCCTAAACAGATGCCTGTTATTTATTCCGAAATTCATAGAAATATTCATATTGCATTTGATGCCGCGGGTGTCGAGATTATGTCGCCGCATTACCAGGCCATCAGAGATGGAAATGCCAGCACAGTTGTCAATCCAGAAAAGTCATAA
- a CDS encoding pyridoxine 5'-phosphate synthase yields the protein MAHLSVNINKIATLRNSRGGNNPDLVKVALDCERFGAEGITVHPRPDERHIRYQDVFDLKAVIATEFNIEGNCREHKFVELVLANKPAQVTLVPDADGQLTSNHGWDTIKHAAYLKEMVGLFKSAGIRVSIFVDPVVEMVEAAVLTGTDRIELYTEAYAHNYYDNREKAVLPYVAAAHKANELGLGINAGHDLDLHNLKYFAQSVPGLLEVSIGHALICDALYLGLENTIQMYLQQLKH from the coding sequence ATGGCACATCTATCAGTAAATATCAACAAAATAGCTACGCTTCGCAATAGCCGGGGTGGTAATAATCCGGACCTTGTAAAAGTAGCTTTAGATTGTGAACGTTTTGGCGCCGAAGGAATCACAGTACACCCACGCCCCGATGAAAGACACATTCGTTATCAAGATGTTTTCGATTTAAAAGCTGTGATTGCAACAGAGTTTAATATTGAAGGGAACTGCAGAGAGCACAAATTTGTAGAACTGGTTTTGGCAAATAAACCAGCCCAGGTGACCTTGGTGCCTGATGCAGACGGACAACTCACCTCCAATCATGGTTGGGACACCATTAAACACGCAGCTTATTTAAAGGAAATGGTCGGCCTCTTTAAATCAGCCGGCATAAGGGTATCTATATTTGTTGATCCGGTTGTAGAAATGGTTGAGGCTGCTGTATTAACCGGAACTGATAGAATTGAGCTATATACAGAAGCTTATGCACATAATTATTACGACAATAGAGAAAAAGCCGTCCTACCTTATGTCGCAGCCGCTCATAAAGCGAATGAACTTGGATTAGGTATTAATGCCGGTCACGATCTCGATCTCCACAATCTGAAATATTTTGCTCAAAGCGTTCCCGGCTTACTTGAAGTCAGTATTGGTCATGCATTGATCTGTGATGCACTCTACTTAGGCCTTGAAAACACCATACAAATGTATTTACAGCAGTTGAAGCATTAA
- the gcvP gene encoding aminomethyl-transferring glycine dehydrogenase — MSLNIHYKEDFKDRHIAPNTQDTNEMLNTIGVSSVDELIAQTVPQSIRLKQPLNLPKAKSETDYLTALKQTASLNKVFKSYIGQGYYDTITPGVILRNVMENPGWYTQYTPYQAEIAQGRLQALLNFQTMVIDLTGMEIANASLLDEGTAAAEAMFMQYSLRKNQQATKFFVSELLFPQTIDILKTRANPYGIELVIGDHQLFELSDEFFGAIIQYPAGNGEVFDYTGFAQKAHDKNVKVTVVADLLSLTLLTPPGEWGADVVVGTSQRFGVPMGFGGPHAAYFATKDEYKRSIPGRIIGVTIDSNNNYALRMALQTREQHIRRDKATSNICTAQALLAIMAGFYAVYHGPKGLKLIAERTHGLAITLAKSLEKIGYKQLNKSYFDTIQLDLGNLADSIHRECIDNELNLHYNGSIVTIALDETTSAEDIKLLTKIFAKVKGIAADAVEIEDKNVETVIPSALQRKSDYLTHPIFNTHRSEHEMLRYIKSLEAKDLSLCHSMIALGSCTMKLNATTEMIPVTWPEFGKIHPFAPADQVLGYYTVFNELDKWLSEITGFAAMSLQPNSGAQGEYAGLMVIRAYHNDRGDAHRNIALIPSSAHGTNPASAAMAGMKIIIVKSLENGNIDVDDLKAKAEEHAANLSCLMVTYPSTHGVFEESIVDICNIIHENGGQVYMDGANMNAQVGLTSPGNIGADVCHLNLHKTFCIPHGGGGPGMGPIGVAKHLVPYLPGHAVVNIDNGKSIHAVSSAPWGSASILIISHAYIAMMGVDGLANATRYAILNANYMKARLEQHYPVLYSGANGRCAHEMILDCRGFKNYGIEVVDIAKRLMDYGFHAPTVSFPVAGTLMIEPTESEPKHELDRFCDALIAIRKEITSVERGELDKTDNPLKNAPHTAAVATGDEWNHAYSRQTAAFPLPYVAAYKFWPSVGRVNDSFGDRSLVCACPPIESYMEEHI; from the coding sequence ATGAGCTTAAATATTCATTACAAAGAGGACTTTAAAGATCGTCACATTGCTCCTAACACACAGGATACCAATGAAATGTTAAACACCATTGGCGTAAGTTCTGTTGACGAACTGATTGCACAAACTGTGCCTCAATCTATCAGATTAAAGCAACCGTTGAATTTGCCAAAGGCCAAATCAGAAACAGATTACCTTACAGCACTAAAACAAACAGCTTCTTTAAATAAAGTTTTCAAATCTTATATAGGCCAGGGTTATTATGACACCATAACTCCGGGTGTTATATTACGTAACGTAATGGAAAACCCGGGATGGTATACACAATATACACCATACCAGGCGGAAATTGCACAAGGCCGCTTACAGGCGTTGTTAAACTTCCAGACTATGGTGATCGACCTTACAGGTATGGAAATTGCAAATGCATCTCTTTTAGACGAAGGTACTGCTGCTGCTGAAGCTATGTTTATGCAATACAGTCTGCGTAAAAATCAACAGGCTACAAAATTCTTCGTTTCTGAATTGTTGTTCCCTCAAACTATAGATATTTTAAAAACCCGTGCTAACCCTTACGGCATTGAACTTGTAATTGGTGATCACCAGTTATTTGAACTTAGCGACGAGTTCTTTGGAGCGATCATCCAGTACCCTGCAGGTAATGGTGAGGTATTTGATTATACCGGTTTTGCACAAAAAGCACATGACAAAAATGTTAAGGTTACCGTTGTAGCTGACTTGTTAAGTCTTACCTTATTAACTCCTCCGGGAGAATGGGGTGCAGATGTTGTAGTTGGTACTTCACAACGTTTTGGTGTACCAATGGGCTTTGGTGGTCCTCATGCAGCATACTTTGCTACTAAAGACGAGTACAAACGCTCCATCCCGGGCCGTATTATTGGCGTAACTATCGACAGCAATAACAATTACGCTTTGCGTATGGCTTTACAAACACGTGAGCAGCATATCCGTAGGGATAAAGCAACCTCAAACATTTGTACTGCACAGGCTCTATTAGCCATTATGGCTGGTTTCTATGCTGTTTACCATGGTCCTAAAGGTTTAAAGTTAATTGCTGAACGTACACATGGATTGGCAATTACACTAGCTAAATCATTAGAAAAAATAGGCTATAAACAACTCAACAAGTCTTATTTCGATACCATACAATTGGATCTTGGTAATCTGGCTGATTCTATCCACAGAGAGTGTATCGACAATGAACTTAACCTGCATTACAATGGCAGTATCGTTACCATTGCATTAGACGAGACGACTTCGGCAGAGGATATTAAACTGCTGACCAAAATATTTGCAAAAGTAAAAGGCATTGCTGCTGACGCAGTGGAGATTGAAGATAAAAATGTGGAGACTGTAATTCCTTCAGCCTTACAACGTAAATCTGATTACTTAACGCACCCAATATTCAACACGCATCGTTCAGAACATGAAATGTTGCGTTATATCAAATCTTTAGAAGCTAAAGATCTTTCACTTTGTCACTCAATGATTGCTTTAGGTTCATGTACCATGAAACTAAATGCAACTACAGAAATGATCCCTGTTACCTGGCCAGAGTTTGGTAAAATCCACCCATTTGCACCGGCAGATCAGGTTTTGGGTTATTATACTGTATTTAATGAATTAGACAAATGGTTAAGTGAAATTACCGGCTTTGCCGCAATGAGCTTACAACCAAATTCAGGTGCGCAAGGGGAATATGCAGGTTTAATGGTGATCAGAGCATATCACAATGACCGAGGCGATGCACACCGTAACATTGCCTTAATTCCTTCATCGGCACATGGTACTAATCCGGCTTCTGCAGCTATGGCAGGAATGAAGATCATTATCGTTAAATCATTGGAAAATGGAAATATTGATGTTGATGATTTAAAAGCTAAAGCTGAAGAACATGCGGCTAACCTTTCTTGTTTAATGGTGACTTACCCTTCTACACATGGTGTATTTGAGGAAAGCATTGTTGATATCTGTAACATCATCCATGAGAATGGCGGACAGGTTTATATGGATGGGGCAAATATGAATGCTCAGGTTGGCTTGACCAGCCCAGGTAACATTGGCGCTGATGTTTGTCACCTAAACTTGCATAAAACATTCTGTATTCCTCACGGTGGCGGCGGCCCGGGTATGGGACCAATTGGTGTAGCGAAACACCTTGTTCCTTATTTACCGGGACATGCTGTAGTAAACATTGACAACGGAAAATCTATCCATGCAGTATCATCTGCGCCATGGGGCTCGGCCTCTATCTTAATCATCTCTCATGCCTATATTGCCATGATGGGTGTAGATGGATTAGCTAATGCCACCAGGTATGCAATACTAAATGCGAATTATATGAAAGCGCGTTTAGAACAGCATTATCCGGTATTATATTCGGGTGCTAACGGACGTTGCGCACACGAAATGATCCTGGATTGCAGAGGCTTTAAAAACTACGGAATTGAAGTGGTTGATATTGCCAAACGCTTAATGGACTATGGCTTCCATGCACCAACAGTATCTTTCCCTGTCGCAGGAACTTTAATGATTGAGCCAACTGAAAGTGAGCCTAAGCATGAGCTTGATCGTTTCTGTGATGCTTTAATTGCGATCAGAAAAGAAATCACATCAGTTGAGCGCGGTGAACTGGACAAAACAGACAACCCTTTAAAAAATGCGCCACATACAGCAGCTGTAGCGACAGGTGATGAGTGGAACCATGCTTATAGCAGACAAACAGCAGCATTTCCGTTGCCGTATGTAGCAGCCTATAAATTCTGGCCATCTGTGGGTAGGGTTAACGATTCATTTGGCGATAGATCACTTGTTTGTGCATGTCCGCCAATTGAAAGTTATATGGAAGAGCACATATAA
- a CDS encoding response regulator, with the protein MMDNKINLLVIDDDDINIFIIKKIVEKTGYNVNMVSKANGLLAIDHLKATRDQQDFPQLILIDINMPVLNGWEFLDAYEALNITKRVDMYMLSSSVYENDIEKAKTYAKVKGFISKPLSIERLIELFKLLV; encoded by the coding sequence ATGATGGATAATAAAATTAACCTTCTCGTTATTGATGACGATGATATTAACATCTTTATCATCAAAAAGATAGTTGAAAAAACTGGATACAATGTGAATATGGTGTCTAAGGCCAATGGCTTGCTAGCTATTGATCATTTAAAAGCTACGCGAGATCAACAAGACTTTCCGCAACTTATTCTTATTGACATTAATATGCCGGTATTGAATGGCTGGGAGTTTCTTGATGCTTATGAAGCGCTGAACATTACCAAGAGAGTAGATATGTACATGCTTTCTTCTTCGGTATATGAGAATGATATTGAAAAGGCAAAAACCTATGCAAAAGTGAAAGGGTTTATTTCTAAACCCTTATCCATAGAAAGATTAATTGAACTTTTTAAACTGTTGGTTTAG
- a CDS encoding MBL fold metallo-hydrolase, translating into MQVFTLYEGSYSVAADKKFVPFNPETDDPKSRPASLFIHVQPFLVKLNNSLVLFDTGLGYSNDKGQLILHENIKKAGFDPKDVDLVLMSHLHFDHSGGMIHHLGDKIELSFPHANYVIQRGEWESAFTNKSSSYKTEIFEFLQRNAQLTFIEGSGQLTNEISYELTGAHTPFHQVYLLDDGVDKVFFGGDVLPEPEELLRKFIAKYDFDGRKAMELREEFGTRAAAENWNCLFYHGKSRATGYVSLTDGQFKIS; encoded by the coding sequence TTGCAAGTTTTCACTTTATACGAAGGTTCTTATTCTGTTGCTGCTGATAAGAAATTTGTTCCTTTTAATCCGGAGACAGATGATCCTAAAAGTCGTCCGGCATCTTTGTTTATTCATGTACAGCCCTTCCTTGTAAAATTAAATAACTCATTGGTTTTATTTGATACAGGGCTTGGATATAGCAATGATAAGGGGCAATTGATTTTACATGAAAACATTAAAAAAGCAGGATTTGATCCTAAAGATGTTGATCTGGTATTGATGTCTCATTTGCATTTTGACCATTCCGGGGGGATGATTCATCATCTGGGGGATAAAATAGAGCTCAGCTTTCCACATGCAAATTATGTCATTCAGCGCGGGGAATGGGAGAGTGCTTTTACCAATAAGTCATCCTCTTATAAAACAGAAATATTTGAATTTTTGCAGCGTAACGCGCAACTTACTTTTATCGAAGGATCCGGACAGTTGACAAATGAGATTAGCTATGAATTGACGGGAGCACACACTCCATTTCACCAGGTTTATTTACTTGATGACGGAGTGGATAAGGTGTTTTTTGGCGGTGATGTATTGCCAGAACCCGAAGAATTGTTGAGAAAGTTTATCGCTAAATATGACTTTGACGGAAGGAAAGCGATGGAACTGAGAGAAGAGTTTGGAACAAGAGCCGCTGCAGAAAATTGGAATTGTCTGTTCTACCATGGAAAAAGTAGGGCCACAGGTTACGTTAGTCTAACCGATGGGCAGTTCAAAATCTCGTAG
- the recJ gene encoding single-stranded-DNA-specific exonuclease RecJ: MKKRWVQAIQGNPETADLLAQKLNIDKSLAQILVQRGILSFDDAREYFRPEIAKLHDPFLMKDMDRAIERIDRALNKGEKILIYGDYDVDGTTSVALAFSFFNQFTDHIAYYIPDRHKEGYGISTTGIDYAKTEGFSLIIALDCGIKSTDKIAYANNLGIDFIICDHHLPGDELPAAIAILDPKRKDCQYPFKELAGCGIGFKLAQAYCIAHRLPATQYEKYIDLVMVSIAADIVPVEDENRILAYHGLIKLNTNPCMGLKALMDISGKNKDYTLTDVVFSLAPRINAAGRMDHANQAVKMLLCAEDALAQEQSLLINLQNTDRKTSDQSITAEALALISECEILINKKTTVVYHESWNKGVIGIVASRLTETYYRPTVVLTASNGLLTGSARSVPGFDLYEALLGCQDLLVQFGGHKFAAGLTIKPEHIESFADRFEEIVKATITDDLLCPEIKIDNEIHLSQIDGKFQRIIAQMAPFGPHNTAPVFVTHGVTFVGRPFVVGTKHLKLTIKQQNSPIFECIGFGMAEEFEPLLQPNQPFSVCYTIEENVWKEQRRLQLNIKDIKINN; this comes from the coding sequence ATGAAGAAAAGATGGGTGCAGGCTATCCAGGGAAATCCCGAAACAGCAGACTTGCTTGCACAAAAACTAAATATAGATAAGAGCTTAGCACAAATTTTGGTACAAAGAGGCATTTTATCCTTTGATGATGCCCGAGAATATTTCAGACCAGAGATAGCCAAACTGCACGATCCTTTTTTAATGAAGGATATGGATAGGGCTATCGAGCGTATAGACAGGGCGCTCAATAAAGGTGAAAAAATACTGATTTACGGTGATTATGATGTAGACGGGACCACTTCCGTTGCACTGGCATTTAGTTTTTTTAACCAATTTACAGATCACATCGCTTATTATATCCCTGATCGTCATAAAGAAGGTTATGGAATTTCAACAACAGGTATAGATTATGCAAAAACAGAAGGATTTAGTTTAATCATTGCCCTCGATTGCGGGATTAAATCGACAGACAAAATTGCTTATGCAAATAACCTGGGAATAGATTTTATCATTTGCGACCACCATTTACCCGGTGATGAGCTACCTGCAGCTATCGCCATTCTGGATCCTAAACGTAAAGATTGCCAATACCCTTTTAAAGAACTTGCCGGATGTGGCATTGGTTTTAAATTGGCACAGGCTTATTGCATAGCGCATAGATTACCCGCAACACAATACGAAAAATATATTGACCTGGTTATGGTAAGTATTGCCGCTGATATTGTTCCTGTGGAAGATGAAAACCGGATTCTCGCCTACCATGGGCTTATCAAACTAAACACAAATCCTTGTATGGGTTTAAAGGCATTGATGGACATATCAGGCAAAAACAAAGATTATACGCTTACGGATGTGGTATTTAGCCTGGCTCCGCGCATCAATGCCGCCGGAAGAATGGACCATGCGAATCAGGCTGTTAAAATGTTATTGTGTGCTGAAGATGCGCTGGCTCAAGAGCAAAGCTTACTCATCAACCTGCAAAACACCGATCGTAAAACCTCCGACCAAAGCATTACCGCTGAAGCTTTGGCTTTAATTTCAGAATGTGAGATCCTTATCAATAAAAAAACAACAGTTGTGTACCATGAAAGCTGGAATAAAGGCGTTATCGGTATTGTTGCTTCCAGGCTAACAGAAACCTATTATCGACCGACTGTGGTACTTACAGCATCAAATGGTTTGCTAACCGGCTCAGCCCGTTCTGTACCAGGATTTGATTTGTATGAGGCTTTATTGGGGTGCCAGGATCTCCTCGTGCAATTTGGTGGACATAAGTTTGCCGCTGGCTTAACCATTAAGCCGGAACATATTGAATCTTTCGCAGACCGCTTTGAAGAAATTGTGAAGGCAACAATTACAGACGATCTGCTTTGCCCTGAAATTAAGATTGACAATGAAATCCACCTTTCTCAAATAGATGGAAAATTTCAGCGTATCATTGCACAAATGGCTCCCTTTGGCCCACACAATACAGCACCTGTATTTGTGACCCATGGTGTAACTTTTGTAGGACGTCCCTTTGTTGTAGGCACAAAACATTTAAAATTAACCATAAAACAACAAAATTCCCCTATTTTTGAATGTATCGGATTTGGAATGGCAGAAGAATTTGAGCCTTTGCTACAACCAAACCAACCATTCTCCGTTTGTTATACTATTGAGGAAAACGTTTGGAAAGAACAAAGACGATTACAATTAAATATTAAAGACATAAAAATCAATAATTAA